The Aedes albopictus strain Foshan chromosome 1, AalbF5, whole genome shotgun sequence genomic interval tcactttcgttaagtcaaggttgacctcgaatgtcaaacaagacctgctcatcattattttattttcaagtttattaactattctgttattgtttaagttcggaaaaattaccattgagatcagaaaagcatgctctttcgtgttatgcagcaaaaccggggaaatatttttcattttaggaccctattgaatTGCAATAAATTCGATTGGCGTTTTTGTTTTTGAGTGGAATCGAGCCCCTGCATCAATGCAATTATCCCCCGGGTGGGTCGGTTCGGTTGGTCTTGGAATTGTTGGCAATTTCGTCACTTTGGTTGTTGTCTGCTTTGGTTTGTTCGCCTGCTGCTGTCAGTAACGGTCGTCTGTCTGCTATTTCGCGAGGTCGCGCGGGACGTCGAGTCGATTGTGggtgtttttttgaaaaatcagtgcacAGTGGAAGTGATTAATTATCAGTGGCAGTGAAGTGTTTGATACCATTATTATTGAGTGCGGTGATGAATCCTTGATCAGTGACCATGACGAACGATCTTCGTGAGCTGGAGAAGCAGGATCGCAACATCCGGAAGACGTTGGAAGGGATGCAGTACTTCGTTGAGCATTACAATCCTGACCAAGTCGATCAAGTGGCGATTCGTCTACAGCGATTAGAGGAagtgttccaagaattccatgcTGTCCGTCGGAAGATAGAGCTGCTCACTGAAGATGTGTTtcccgaagaagaagaagaaaaagtggACCAGAAGGAAACCAAGGAACAGCGAAAGGCTCGTATTGCCGGCGTGATCCAAGCGAGAGAAGAAGCGAACGTCAAGATCATGATGAAGATCGAGAACGTCTACTACAAAATCAAGGCTGCCCTCACCCGATTGCTACCCAAAACGAGCCCCGTCGATGCGGTGTCCGGTGGTCAACCCATACCAGCAGCCGCTCCAGCTGTTTCGAGAGTGAAGCTCCCAGAAATCCGACTGCCGAGCTTTGATGGACAGCTGAGAGAGTGGGTCACATTCCGTGACACGTTCCGTAGCTTGATTCACAACAACCAACAGTTGTCAGCAATGGACAAATTTACGTATTTACGATCGTCGTTAACCGGAGAGGCTCTCCAAGAAATCAATTCTGTGGAGATGACTGAAGCGAACTACGACGCAGCCTGGGTAGCATTGGAGCGTAGGTACGAGAACAAGAAGCTGATCGTCAAGGCCCATTTGGATTCGCTGTTCTCGGTCGAGGTGATGAAGAAGGAGAGCTACGAGTCGTTGAGTAAGCTGATCGGCGACTTTGAGAAGAACCTGTTGATGCTGGACAAGATAGGAGAGAACACGGCGAATTGGAGCACCATCCTGGTGTACATGATCTGCTCGCGATTAGATCCGGCCACTCTCAGACAATGGGAGGCACACCATAAGTCAAATGCGGTTCCGACGTACGCGAATTCGATTCAGTTCCTTCGTGAGCACTGCTCTGTACTCCAGTCAATTGCGCCGAGTAATTCCACTCCTGTCCAAGAAAAGCGGTCGAAGGTTGGCGTGAGCAATGCTGCAGTTCAGTCGTGGAACAAGTGCCTCTTCTGTGGAGAATCGTTCCATTCTGCATTCCGTTGCTTCAAGTTCCTGAAGATGAAGGTTCCAGAACGTCTTGACGTGGCTCGGCGGAGTAAAGTTTGCCTGAACTGTCTAACTGCTGGACATTAAGCGAAGTCGTGCACGAAGGGCTGCTGTCATCACTGCCAGCAGAAACATCATTCCCTGTTGCACACTGATTCAAGCCAGCAGTCACCCCCACCTGTCAAATCCTCCGTCCCGTCGCAGAAGAAACCTCCATCGTCAAACCAGCAGCAACACCAAACACAACCACACACCAGTAGCCATTCCACACCAACCCAGACCATTACACCGTCCACAAGCGCTCTCCCTGTTACTCACTCGCCAAACACTCAACCATTGCACACCACAAATCAGACATGCACAAGCCAGAACTCCGTTTCCCTCTCAGTGAGCAACCGTACCGGAGATGTCCTTCTCTCCACTGCCGTAGTCTCTGTCAAAGACCAGTACGGTGCGACACGACTAGCCAGAGTTTTGCTAGACTCGTGTTCGCAGTTCTGTTTTATGACCACCAATTTCAGTCAAAAACTGAAACTCCGTGGATTTCCCGATCACTTAACTGTTCAAGGAATCGGAAGTTCCAATTCCATATCTCGTAGACGAGTGAACGCTCGTATTCTTCCCCGGTCCGGTGATATTTCGTCCTACAACGAGGACATGTCGTTCTACATTCTACCGGAGATGACAGCCACTCTGCCTGTCCAAAGGGTCAGCGTCGGTTAATGGAAGCCGCCATCCAGCATCGTGTTGGCCGATTCACAGTTCTGTGAGCCCGGGCAGATCGACATCATCATCGGTGCCGAGTCTTTCTACGATCTTCTCACCGAAGGACGAAGCAAGATTAGCGAGGAGGGACCAACTCTGAATACTGTCTTCGGTTGGATTGTTTCAGGACGCATTCCTGATCAACCAGTGAGCCCAACGCAATCAGTTTCGTTTTCGTGCACGCTAGCGGACATCCAGGACCAGCTAGCACGATTCTGGGAGTTGGAGTCCTGCAAGTCCAGTAGCATCCAGTCGGTAGAATCAACGTGCGAGACCATCTTTGACGAGACAACAACTCGGGATAGCAGTGGCAGATTCATGGTGTCGTTGCCGAAGAAGGAGTTCGTCAGGCAGCAGCTTGGTGAATGTGAAACGATTGCCACTAAACGTTTCTTAGCCTTGGAACGACGACTAGAAGCCAACCCCGAGCTGAAGACTCAGTACCATCAGATCATCCGAGAATATGAGCAGCTTGGCCATATGAAA includes:
- the LOC134289891 gene encoding uncharacterized protein LOC134289891; protein product: MTNDLRELEKQDRNIRKTLEGMQYFVEHYNPDQVDQVAIRLQRLEEVFQEFHAVRRKIELLTEDVFPEEEEEKVDQKETKEQRKARIAGVIQAREEANVKIMMKIENVYYKIKAALTRLLPKTSPVDAVSGGQPIPAAAPAVSRVKLPEIRLPSFDGQLREWVTFRDTFRSLIHNNQQLSAMDKFTYLRSSLTGEALQEINSVEMTEANYDAAWVALERRYENKKLIVKAHLDSLFSVEVMKKESYESLSKLIGDFEKNLLMLDKIGENTANWSTILVYMICSRLDPATLRQWEAHHKSNAVPTYANSIQFLREHCSVLQSIAPSNSTPVQEKRSKVGVSNAAVQSWNKCLFCGESFHSAFRCFKFLKMKVPERLDVARRSKVCLNCLTAGH